The following coding sequences are from one Musa acuminata AAA Group cultivar baxijiao chromosome BXJ2-4, Cavendish_Baxijiao_AAA, whole genome shotgun sequence window:
- the LOC103982669 gene encoding silicon efflux transporter LSI2: MALASVPAVVLGSIAFAIFWMLAVFPAVPFLPIGRTAGSLLGGMLMIIFRVISPEQAYASIDLPILGLLFGTMVVSIYLERAQMFKYLGRLLSWKSKGGRDLLCRVCLVSALASALFTNDTTCIVLTEFVLKLARQHKLPAKPFLLALASSANIGSSATPIGNPQNLVIAVQSKISFVRFFVGVVPAMLLGVVINVVFLLCMFWRQLSPKEGEEQAKEDVVTENEVNSHTFSPARMSHPSPLQPNPSPLNPQHMTPVNDVEKNTPCRNGAKRGCSQVPDMRRCLTKKALFLKGFVYIVSVGMLIALLMGLNMSWTTITAALILVVIDFKDAGPCLDKVSYSLLVFFCGMFITVDGFNRTGIPSAFWEFMEPYSRINHASGVAVLAVVILLLSNLASNVPTVLLLGAQVAKSAAAVSPDYETRAWLILAFVSTVAGNLSLLGSAANLIVCEQARKSELHGYTLSFWAHIVFGLPSTLIVTAIGLPLIKG; this comes from the exons ATGGCGCTTGCTTCGGTTCCTGCAGTAGTGCTGGGCTCAATTGCCTTTGCCATATTCTGGATGCTGGCTGTTTTCCCTGCAGTCCCCTTCCTACCCATAGGAAGAACTGCCGGATCTCTTCTCGGCGGCATGCTCATGATCATCTTCCGGGTCATCAGCCCCGAGCAGGCCTACGCGTCGATCGACCTCCCCATCCTTGGCCTCCTCTTCGGCACCATGGTCGTCAGCATCTACCTCGAACGAGCCCAGATGTTCAAGTACCTGGGCAGGCTGCTGTCGTGGAAGAGCAAAGGCGGCCGGGACTTGCTCTGCCGCGTCTGCCTCGTCTCGGCCTTGGCGAGCGCGCTGTTCACCAACGACACCACCTGCATCGTGCTGACCGAGTTCGTCCTCAAGCTCGCAAGGCAGCACAAGCTTCCAGCCAAGCCATTTCTCCTGGCGCTGGCGTCCAGCGCCAACATCGGTTCCAGCGCGACGCCCATCGGCAACCCGCAGAACCTGGTGATAGCCGTTCAAAGCAAGATCTCCTTCGTCAGATTCTTCGTGGGAGTCGTCCCCGCGATGCTCCTCGGCGTCGTCATCAACGTGGTGTTCCTTCTCTGCATGTTCTGGCGGCAGCTGTCGCCAAAGGAAGGCGAAGAACAGGCGAAGGAAGACGTGGTCACCGAGAACGAAGTGAACTCCCATACCTTCTCGCCTGCGAGGATGTCGCACCCGTCTCCCTTGCAGCCCAACCCTTCTCCTCTGAATCCCCAACACATGACTCCCGTGAACGACGTCGAGAAGAACACCCCATGCAGGAACGGCGCCAAGCGAGGCTGCTCCCAAGTTCCCGACATGAGGAGGTGTTTGACCAAGAAGGCGCTGTTTCTGAAGGGCTTCGTCTACATCGTCAGTGTTGGCATGCTGATAGCGCTGCTCATGGGACTAAACATGTCATGGACTACGATCACTGCTGCTCTAATACTTGTGGTGATCGACTTCAAGGATGCTGGCCCTTGTCTGGACAAG GTTTCATATTCCCTACTGGTGTTCTTCTGTGGGATGTTCATCACAGTCGATGGATTCAACAGGACAGGAATACCAAGTGCCTTCTGGGAATTCATGGAACCTTACTCCAGAATAAATCATGCGAGTGGCGTAGCAGTGCTCGCCGTGGTCATACTGCTGCTATCAAACCTGGCGTCCAATGTCCCCACTG TGCTGTTGCTGGGAGCTCAGGTGGCGAAATCCGCGGCGGCGGTGTCGCCGGACTACGAGACGCGGGCATGGCTGATCCTGGCGTTCGTGAGCACCGTCGCCGGGAACCTGTCGCTCCTCGGGTCCGCCGCGAACCTCATCGTGTGCGAGCAGGCGCGGAAGTCGGAGCTCCATGGCTACACCCTCTCCTTCTGGGCGCACATCGTCTTCGGCCTCCCATCGACGCTCATCGTCACGGCGATCGGCCTCCCCTTGATCAAGGGTTAG
- the LOC135611068 gene encoding cytochrome P450 86A2-like yields MDVATVVVVIACMAAYVVWFSRLAAGLCGPRVWPVLGSLPGLIQHSERMHEWISDNLRGTGGTYQTCICAIPGLARRQGMVTVTCDPRNLEHVLKTRFDNYPKGPTWHAVFLDLLGDGIFNSDGDTWLFQRKTAALEFTTRTLRIALSQWVCRSIHLRLLPILEEASARSTVVDLQDLLLRLTFDNICGLAFGKDPETLAPDLPENAFAIAFDSATEASLHRFVFPEFVWRFKKWLQVGMEATLTRSVAHVDGYLSAIIKARKLELRDGRNYDDLLSRFMKKGTYTDSFLQHVVLNFILAGRDTSSVALSWFFWLVTTHPAVERRILLELATVLAESRGNDPKAWLATPLAFDEAGRLVYLKAALSETLRLYPSVPEDSKYVMADDVLPDGTFVPAGSSVTYSIYSAGRMKSVWGDDCLEFRPERWLSPDGNRFLPHDSFKFVAFNGGPRICLGKDLAYLQMKSIAAAVLLRHQLSVAPGHRVEQKMSLTLFMRNGLRVNVHDRNLTTIAEELAATQPKMVVASELVAATA; encoded by the coding sequence atggacgtgGCGACGGTGGTTGTGGTGATTGCATGCATGGCGGCCTACGTAGTGTGGTTCTCGAGGCTGGCGGCGGGGCTTTGCGGGCCGCGGGTGTGGCCGGTGTTGGGCAGCCTCCCTGGCCTGATCCAGCACTCGGAGCGCATGCATGAGTGGATCTCCGACAACCTCCGCGGCACCGGCGGCACCTACCAGACCTGCATTTGCGCCATCCCCGGCCTCGCACGCCGGCAAGGGATGGTGACGGTCACCTGCGACCCGCGCAACCTCGAGCATGTGCTCAAGACCCGGTTCGACAACTACCCCAAGGGCCCGACATGGCACGCCGTCTTCCTGGACCTCCTAGGCGACGGCATCTTCAACTCCGATGGAGATACCTGGCTCTTCCAGCGCAAGACTGCTGCACTGGAGTTCACCACTCGCACGCTCCGAATCGCCCTGTCGCAGTGGGTCTGCCGTTCCATCCACCTCCGCCTTCTCCCCATCCTCGAAGAAGCTTCCGCCAGGTCCACGGTCGTCGACCTCCAGGATCTGCTCCTCCGGCTCACCTTTGACAACATATGCGGCCTCGCCTTCGGCAAGGACCCGGAGACGCTCGCACCCGACCTCCCGGAGAACGCCTTCGCCATCGCCTTCGACAGCGCCACCGAGGCCAGCCTCCACCGCTTCGTCTTCCCCGAGTTCGTTTGGCGGTTCAAGAAGTGGCTCCAAGTCGGCATGGAGGCCACGCTCACGCGCAGCGTCGCGCACGTCGACGGCTACCTGTCAGCCATTATCAAGGCCCGCAAGCTGGAGCTCAGAGACGGCAGGAACTACGACGACCTCCTCTCTCGGTTCATGAAGAAGGGCACTTACACCGACTCTTTTCTCCAGCATGTGGTGCTCAACTTCATTCTCGCCGGCCGCGACACCTCCTCCGTCGCGCTCAGCTGGTTTTTCTGGCTGGTCACGACCCATCCGGCCGTGGAGCGCCGCATCCTACTTGAGCTCGCCACCGTCCTCGCCGAATCCCGCGGCAACGATCCCAAAGCGTGGCTCGCCACACCTCTCGCCTTTGACGAGGCCGGTCGCCTCGTGTACCTCAAAGCAGCCCTCTCCGAGACGCTCCGGCTCTACCCGTCCGTCCCCGAGGACTCCAAGTACGTCATGGCCGACGACGTCCTCCCCGACGGCACATTCGTGCCCGCCGGTTCCTCCGTCACCTACTCCATTTACTCCGCGGGTAGGATGAAGTCGGTGTGGGGGGACGACTGCCTCGAGTTCCGACCGGAGCGATGGCTCTCACCGGACGGCAACCGGTTCCTCCCGCACGACTCGTTCAAGTTCGTGGCGTTCAACGGCGGACCGCGGATCTGCCTCGGGAAGGACCTTGCCTACCTGCAGATGAAGTCGATCGCCGCCGCCGTGTTGCTGAGGCACCAGCTGAGCGTCGCCCCCGGACACCGCGTCGAGCAGAAGATGTCGCTCACCTTGTTCATGAGGAATGGACTGAGGGTGAACGTGCACGACCGCAACCTGACCACCATCGCTGAGGAGCTCGCAGCAACTCAGCCGAAGATGGTGGTGGCTTCCGAGCTGGTGGCAGCCACTGCCTGA
- the LOC103982667 gene encoding uncharacterized protein LOC103982667: MPTMAAAAASKLVRIDSMQSAMPVRMTPPGRSRRISAATPLGPDVLQRRCQVVVYYSKVGRGEEAESPAMVGAWMKESLSAVLLSHPVMAGRLRRDDEGRGCWEIKFDDCGVRLLQATAEVTLSDFLCSEDRDEREAKLAYWEDVNADNPNYSPLFFIQVTQFQGDGYSIGISCSLLLADPFVLVRFLKSWTRTHTTMFAHGQLTKPPIHLCYSHTSGHPPCHSNSNSTAISATATTTLFKVARNSCATNAAAATCFREAARKLGTKPASSYSLMISDRTVYLTVESANFDEVAGGSATEVAWRDQLGIEEISLVEATKPVHASCRIVPCAGETLVVVMQPSDEDELMVSVTSPAAKI, encoded by the exons ATGCCGACCatggccgccgccgctgcttcgaaGCTGGTACGTATCGACTCCATGCAGTCGGCGATGCCGGTGAGAATGACGCCGCCGGGTCGGTCACGCCGTATCTCCGCGGCCACCCCGCTCGGCCCCGACGTGCTGCAGAGGCGCTGCCAGGTGGTGGTGTACTACAGCAAGGTCGGGCGTGGGGAGGAGGCAGAGTCGCCGGCGATGGTCGGCGCGTGGATGAAGGAGTCGCTCAGCGCCGTGCTGCTGAGCCACCCGGTGATGGCTGGGCGGCTACGGAGGGACGACGAGGGCCGCGGTTGCTGGGAGATCAAGTTCGACGACTGCGGCGTCCGGCTGTTGCAGGCCACGGCCGAGGTGACTTTGTCCGATTTCTTGTGCTCGGAAGACAGGGATGAGAGGGAGGCCAAGTTGGCGTACTGGGAGGACGTGAACGCAGACAACCCGAACTACTCACCTTTGTTCTTCATCCAG GTAACCCAATTCCAGGGAGATGGATACTCCATTGGGATCAGCTGCAGCCTCCTCCTTGCCGACCCCTTCGTCTTGGTACGCTTCCTCAAGTCATGGACTCGAACCCACACCACCATGTTCGCCCATGGCCAGCTCACCAAGCCCCCCATCCACCTCTGCTATTCCCATACATCCGGCCACCCGCCTTGCCACAGCAACTCTAACTCGACTGCAATCTCTGCCACTGCCACCACCACCTTGTTCAAGGTCGCTCGGAACTCGTGCGCCACGAACGCCGCTGCCGCCACTTGCTTCCGGGAGGCCGCAAGAAAGCTCGGGACAAAGCCGGCGTCGAGTTACTCCCTCATGATAAGCGATCGCACCGTCTACCTGACCGTGGAGTCGGCCAACTTCGACGAGGTCGCCGGTGGCAGCGCAACGGAAGTGGCATGGCGTGACCAACTTGGGATCGAGGAGATAAGCCTCGTCGAGGCCACGAAACCTGTTCATGCGTCGTGCCGGATCGTGCCGTGTGCCGGCGAAACGCTGGTGGTGGTGATGCAACCATCAGACGAGGACGAGCTGATGGTTAGCGTCACGTCGCCGGCTGCTAAGATCTAA
- the LOC135608817 gene encoding classical arabinogalactan protein 4-like, whose protein sequence is MASRAPALALAISFALLATCIAQSPASSPTATPPPASSPPPAAAPPPVATPPPATPPPVATPPPATPPPVATPPPATPPPVATPPPAMVPTASPPPAPVSPTAAPTPSTPTTPSPAPATKSPSSSPSPSPTTPSAPAPAPTTSTPADGGSGAYVHGVSMGVVALLGGVALLM, encoded by the coding sequence ATGGCTTCCCGTGCGCCCGCTCTGGCTCTAGCCATCTCCTTCGCCCTCCTCGCCACCTGCATCGCCCAGTCCCCGGCTTCGTCCCCCACCGCCACCCCTCCACCCGCCTCGTCCCCTCCTCCCGCCGCCGCCCCTCCTCCAGTCGCCACTCCGCCTCCCGCCACCCCTCCTCCAGTCGCCACTCCGCCTCCCGCCACCCCTCCTCCAGTCGCCACTCCGCCTCCCGCCACCCCTCCTCCCGTCGCCACTCCACCCCCGGCCATGGTCCCCACGGCGTCGCCGCCCCCTGCACCTGTCTCTCCCACGGCAGCTCCTACTCCTTCCACGCCGACGACCCCTTCGCCGGCTCCCGCGACGAAGTCGCCCTCGTCGTCGCCGTCTCCTAGTCCCACCACGCCCTCTGCGCCAGCGCCGGCGCCGACTACGTCGACTCCTGCCGACGGCGGTTCCGGGGCTTACGTGCATGGGGTCAGCATGGGAGTCGTCGCGTTGCTTGGAGGAGTCGCGTTGCTTATGTAG